A genomic segment from Nicotiana tabacum cultivar K326 chromosome 7, ASM71507v2, whole genome shotgun sequence encodes:
- the LOC107781007 gene encoding uncharacterized protein LOC107781007: MTSLGKLGQWPLLTAALAICLVASTVVADYSYGYTSPSYNSKKYYKSPSPSKYEVPTPYYKKTEKPAAHSPSHYYKSPAPSKHDYYKSPSPIKYYKSHLPTKYYKSPAPSKQYYKSPVVVKYYKSPAPVTHYYKSHVLSKHYYKSPSPSKHYYKSSVAKKYYKKHTPSKYYYKSPVPSKNYYKSPAPSKHYYKAPVATKYYKSPAPSKHYYKSPAPTKYYYKSSTPSKHYYKAPVATKYYKSPAPSKHYYKSPAPTKYYYKSPTPSKYYYKSPSPAKYYKSPTTYNSPPPPKTYEHSPSYYSPPPPTYYKQTPIYPSPPPPVKYEQSVTYASPPPPTYYKQEPTYASPPPPVKYEQAPTYASPPPPTYYKQTPTYASPPPPTYYKQTPTYASPPPPVKYEQSVTYVSPPPPTYYKQTPTYTSPPPPVKYEQSVTYASPPPPATSPPPTYY; this comes from the coding sequence ATGACAAGCTTAGGGAAGTTGGGCCAATGGCCCTTACTAACAGCTGCTTTGGCAATTTGCTTAGTAGCCAGCACTGTTGTTGCTGATTACTCTTATGGCTATACTTCTCCTTCTTACAACTCTAAGAAGTACTACAAATCACCATCTCCATCCAAGTATGAGGTACCCACTCCTTACTACAAGAAAACTGAGAAACCTGCTGCACATTCTCCGTCACACTACTATAAATCTCCAGCACCATCGAAGCACGACTATTACAAGTCGCCATCACCAATAAAATATTACAAATCGCACTTGCCAACAAAATATTACAAGTCGCCTGCTCCTTCAAAGCAATACTATAAGTCACCCGTTGTAGTGAAATATTACAAGTCACCCGCTCCCGTAACACATTATTACAAGTCGCATGTTCTATCAAAACACTACTACAAGTCACCATCTCCTTCAAAACACTATTATAAGTCATCGGTTGCAAAGAAGTATTACAAGAAACATACTCCTTCAAAGTATTACTACAAGTCACCTGTTCCTTCAAAGAATTACTATAAGTCACCAGCTCCTTCAAAACACTACTACAAGGCACCAGTTGCAACCAAGTATTACAAGTCACCTGCTCCCTCAAAGCATTATTACAAGTCACCTGCTCCCACAAAGTATTATTACAAGTCCTCAACTCCTTCAAAACACTACTACAAGGCACCGGTTGCAACCAAGTATTACAAGTCACCTGCTCCCTCAAAGCATTATTACAAGTCACCTGCTCCCACAAAGTATTATTACAAGTCCCCAACTCCTTCAAAGTACTACTACAAGTCCCCGTCGCCAGCAAAGTACTACAAGTCGCCTACAACTTATAATTCACCACCTCCACCAAAAACCTATGAACATTCGCCATCATATTACTCACCTCCACCACCAACTTACTACAAGCAAACACCTATCTACCCTTCACCTCCACCACCTGTGAAGTACGAGCAATCTGTCACCTATGCTTCACCTCCACCACCAACATACTACAAGCAAGAACCCACCTATGCTTCACCTCCACCACCTGTGAAGTACGAGCAAGCACCCACCTATGCTTCACCTCCACCACCAACGTACTACAAGCAAACACCCACCTATGCTTCACCTCCACCACCAACGTACTACAAGCAAACACCCACGTATGCTTCACCTCCACCACCTGTGAAGTACGAGCAATCTGTCACATATGTTTCACCTCCACCACCAACGTACTACAAGCAAACTCCCACCTATACTTCACCTCCACCACCTGTGAAGTACGAGCAGTCAGTCACCTATGCTTCACCTCCACCACCAGCAACATCTCCCCCACCAACCTACTACTAA
- the LOC107781006 gene encoding pentatricopeptide repeat-containing protein At3g49170, chloroplastic-like — protein sequence MITLSLPSPAKLIPPSPKNLTSLQIHRRNPNFEALKDRLIRQANVGNLKQAISTLDHISQMGLTPDLTSYTVLLKSCIRTRNFQLGELLHSKLNNSSLEPDTIVLNSLISLYAKMGDWETAKMIFENMGEKRDLVSWSAMISCFAHCGMELEAVLTFFDMVEFGEYPNQFCFSAVIQACCSGEFGWIGLVIFGFVVKTGYFESDICVGCALIDLFAKGFCDLRSAKQVFDRMPERNLVTWTLMITRFSQLGADRDAVGLFLEMVSEGFVPDRFTFSGVLSACAQMGLSSFGRQLHGWVVKSRLSSDVCVGCSLVDMYAKCTMDGSMNDSRKVFDQMADHNVMSWTAIITGYVQSGCYDMEAIKLYCRMIEGPVKPNHFTFSSLLKACGNLSNLAVGEQIYNHAVKLGLASVNCVANSLISMYAKSGRMEEARKAFELLFEKNLVSYNIIVDGYSKNLDSTEAFELFSQIDSEVGIDAFTFASLLSGAASIGAVGKGEQIHARVLKAGIHSNQSVCNALISMYSRCGNIEAASQVFERMEDRNVISWTSIITGFAKHGFAYRALELFNQMLGAGIKPNEITYIAVLSACSHVGLVEEGWKYFDSMSSDHRITPRMEHYACMVDLLSRSGSLEKAVQFIKSLPLNVDALVWRTLLGACQVYGNLQLGKYAAEMILEQEPSDPAAHVLLSNLYASRGEWEEVAKIRKDMKEKRLVKEAGCSWIEAENSVHRFYVGDTNHPRAKEIYEKLDKVALKIKEIGYVPNTDLVLHEVEDEQKEQYLFQHSEKIALAFGLISTSKSKPIRIFKNLRVCGDCHNAMKFISVAEGREIIVRDSNRFHHIKDGLCSCNDYW from the coding sequence ATGATAACtctctctcttccctctcccgccAAACTCATCCCTCCTTCCCCCAAAAACCTCACATCCCTTCAAATTCACAGaagaaaccctaatttcgaaGCTCTGAAGGATCGTTTGATTCGACAAGCCAATGTTGGAAACCTCAAGCAAGCAATCTCGACCCTTGATCACATTTCCCAAATGGGTCTTACCCCTGACCTCACCTCCTATACAGTTCTTCTCAAATCTTGTATTAGAACTCGAAATTTCCAGCTCGGTGAACTTCTACACTCTAAGCTCAACAACTCATCGCTCGAACCGGACACAATTGTTCTTAACTCGTTGATAAGTTTATATGCTAAAATGGGTGATTGGGAAACTGCTAAAATGATTTTCGAGAACATGGGGGAGAAGAGAGATTTAGTCTCTTGGAGTGCTATGATATCTTGTTTCGCGCATTGTGGTATGGAGTTAGAAGCTGTGCTTACTTTCTTTGATATGGTGGAGTTTGGGGAGTACCCGAATCAGTTCTGCTTCTCTGCAGTGATTCAGGCGTGTTGTAGCGGAGAGTTTGGGTGGATTGGGTTGGTGATATTTGGGTTTGTGGTTAAAACTGGGTATTTTGAGTCTGATATTTGTGTTGGTTGTGCACTGATTGATTTGTTTGCCAAAGGGTTTTGTGACTTGAGGTCAGCTAAGCAAGTGTTTGATAGAATGCCTGAGAGGAATCTTGTCACGTGGACTTTGATGATTACTAGATTTTCTCAACTTGGTGCTGACAGGGATGCTGTTGGGCTGTTCTTGGAAATGGTTTCTGAAGGATTTGTTCCTGATAGGTTTACGTTTAGTGGTGTTTTATCGGCTTGTGCCCAGATGGGATTGTCTTCCTTTGGGAGACAATTGCATGGTTGGGTGGTTAAGTCTAGGCTGTCTTCCGATGTTTGTGTTGGGTGCAGTTTGGTGGACATGTATGCAAAGTGTACAATGGATGGCTCTATGAATGATTCAAGAAAGGTTTTTGATCAGATGGCTGATCATAATGTCATGTCTTGGACTGCTATTATTACAGGATATGTGCAAAGCGGATGCTATGATATGGAGGCCATTAAGTTGTACTGTAGAATGATAGAAGGTCCAGTTAAACCGAACCATTTTACATTTTCTAGTCTTTTAAAGGCATGTGGAAATCTTTCAAATCTTGCTGTAGGCGAACAGATCTATAATCATGCAGTGAAATTGGGTCTTGCATCTGTGAACTGTGTAGCGAATTCGCTAATTAGCATGTATGCCAAGTCTGGTAGGATGGAAGAAGCCCGAAAAGCTTTTGAACTTCTGTTTGAGAAGAATTTGGTATCTTATAACATAATAGTTGATGGATATTCAAAGAATCTGGATTCCACAGAAGCTTTTGAACTTTTCAGCCAGATAGACTCTGAAGTTGGGATTGATGCTTTCACGTTTGCTAGTTTGTTGAGTGGAGCTGCAAGTATAGGCGCAGTTGGAAAGGGAGAGCAAATCCATGCTCGGGTCTTGAAAGCAGGGATCCATTCCAACCAATCTGTCTGCAATGCTTTGATATCTATGTATTCTAGATGCGGTAACATAGAGGCTGCTTCTCAAGTTTTTGAAAGAATGGAAGATAGAAATGTAATATCTTGGACTTCAATTATAACAGGTTTTGCAAAACATGGTTTTGCATATAGAGCTCTGGAATTGTTCAATCAAATGCTTGGGGCTGGTATAAAACCAAATGAGATCACGTACATTGCTGTTTTATCAGCTTGTAGCCATGTTGGTTTAGTTGAGGAGGGATGGAAGTATTTTGATTCAATGTCCAGTGATCACAGGATAACACCTAGGATGGAACATTATGCATGCATGGTTGATTTGTTAAGCCGATCAGGCTCTCTTGAAAAGGCTGTTCAGTTTATTAAATCACTGCCCTTGAATGTCGATGCTCTTGTTTGGCGCACCTTGCTTGGGGCATGCCAGGTGTATGGCAATTTACAACTGGGGAAGTACGCTGCAGAAATGATTCTTGAACAGGAGCCAAGTGATCCAGCAGCACACGTCTTACTATCTAACTTGTATGCTTCGAGGGGTGAATGGGAGGaggtagcaaagatcagaaaagacatgaaagaaaagAGATTGGTGAAGGAAGCTGGATGTAGTTGGATAGAAGCTGAAAATAGTGTCCACAGGTTTTATGTAGGCGACACAAATCATCCCAGAGCGAAGGAGATATATGAAAAATTAGATAAGGTAGCACTTAAAATAAAGGAGATTGGCTATGTACCCAACACAGACTTGGTGCTTCACGAGGTGGAGGATGAACAAAAGGAGCAATATCTTTTCCAGCACAGTGAGAAAATTGCTTTGGCGTTTGGTCTTATTAGCACATCCAAGTCAAAGCCCATCAGAATATTCAAAAATCTTCGAGTATGCGGTGATTGCCATAATGCAATGAAGTTTATATCAGTAGCGGAGGGAAGAGAGATAATTGTTAGAGATTCTAATCGTTTTCACCATATTAAAGATGGACTCTGCTCCTGCAATGACTATTGGTGA